Genomic window (Streptomyces cadmiisoli):
GGGCCCTTGACGAACACGTCGACCTTGCGCATGCCGTGCTCCTGGGCGCGGCGGGCAGCCGACTCGGCGGCCATCTGCGCGGCGAACGGCGTGGACTTCCGGGAGCCCTTGAAGCCGACGTGGCCGGCGGAGGCCCAGGAGATCACGTTGCCGGACGGGTCCGTGATGGAGACGATCGTGTTGTTGAACGTGCTCTTGATGTGCGCGTGGCCGTGAGCGACGTTCTTCTTTTCCTTGCGGCGCACCTTCTTGGCAGCGCCCTGACGTCCCTTGGGGGGCATCTACTAACTCCTACGGGAGGTGGTCGGTCCTACAGCGAAGACCGTGGACAGGTGTCCGCTGCGGACTACTTCTTGCCCGGCTTCTTCTTGCCGGCGATGGCGCGACGCGGGCCCTTGCGGGTGCGAGCGTTCGTGCTGGTGCGCTGACCGCGGACGGGCAGACCACGACGGTGACGCAGACCCTGGTAGCAGCCGATCTCGACCTTGCGGCGGATGTCGGCCTGGATCTCGCGACGAAGGTCACCCTCGGTCTTGATGTTGTTGTCGACGAACTCGCGGATCGCGACGAGCTGCTCCTCGGAGAGGTCGCGGACGCGGGTGTTCGGGTCGACGCCGGTCGCGGCCAGCGTCTGCTGCGCAAGGGTCCGGCCGATGCCGAACACGTAGGTGAGGGCGACCTCCACGCGCTTTTCGCGCGGGATGTCAACACCGGAAACGCGTGCCATTCAATGGCTCCAGTTGATCTTCGGAGGTCTTCCGCAGAACCGACTCCCAGCCGCCGTACCAGGTACGAACTGGGTCCCCGGCCTCCGAACCGGGGGTATCAGACCTGAACGCTCAGGATCTGGATTCTGCGTATGAACATATTCAGCTCGCGTCGCGCGAATCTCTGCGATGCAGAGGGAAAGGTCCTGCGGTCAGCCCTGGCGCTGCTTGTGGCGCGGGTTGTCGCAGATGACCATGACCCGACCGTGACGGCGGATCACCCTGCACTTGTCGCAGATCTTCTTGACGCTCGGCTTGACCTTCATTGGGTGAGGTTCTCCGGGTCAGTTGCCGACGGTCCCGATCACACGGGCCCGGGGCAAGATCTACTTGTACCGGTAGACGATCCGGCCACGCGTCAGGTCGTACGGAGACAACTCCACCACGACCCGGTCGTCAGGGAGGATGCGGATGTAGTGCATACGCATCTTGCCGCTGATGTGTGCCAGGACCTGGTGGCCGTTCTGGAGCTCGACCTTGAACATGGCGTTCGGCAGAGACTCGACGACAGTGCCCTCGATCTCGATGGCACCTTGCTTCTTGGCCACGCTTCGCCCTTCGAATCGACTACCTTGATCGACTCCGTACGAGCGCATGCGGACATGCGGATGCACGAGAGCCGACGAGTCAGTCTACGTCAGCGCACCCTGAAAGACGAATCGGGGAAGTCTGCCCCACGCCGGAGATCGTTATGCAAGGGGGTCCGGGGCAGCGGTGACACCGTGCTCCGCCAGCTTGGCGCGGCCCCCGTCGGGAGCGGTGAGCACCAGCGGCCCCTGCTCGGTGAGGGCGACGGAGTGCTCCCAGTGCGAGGACCAGGTCCCGTCGGTGGTGACGACCGTCCAGTCGTCGCTCAGGACCTCCGTCTTCGGGGTCCCCAGCGACACCATGGGCTCGATGGCCAGACAGAGCCCCGGGACCAGCTTCGGCCCCTTGCCCCGGCGCCGCTCGACGTAGTTCAGCAGGTGCGGGTCCATGTGCATCTCGGTGCCGATGCCGTGGCCGCCGTAGTCCTCGACGATGCCGTAGCGGCCGCCGCCCGGCTTCGGCTGGCGGCGGATGTAGGTCTCGATGGCGCGCGAGACGTCGACGAGCCGGTGGCCCTGCTTCATCGCGGCGATACCGGCCCACATCGACTCCTCGGTCACCCGGGAGAGTTCGATCAGCTCCGGAGCGTGACCCGAGCCCACGAAGGCCGTGTAGGCGGCGTCACCGTGCCAGCCGTCCACGATCGCGCCGGCGTCGATGGAGATGACGTCCCCGTCCTTGAGGACGACGTCCTCGGACGGGATCCCGTGCACGACCACCTCGTTGACCGAGGTGCAGATCGTCGCCGGGAAGCCGCCGTATCCGAGGAAGTTCGACTTGGCACCGTGCTCCGCGAGCACCTTGCGCGCGACCTCGTCCAGGTCCTTGGTGCTGGCGCCCGGCACGGCCGCCTCACGGGTGGCCGCGTGGATCGCGGCAACGACCAGCCCCGCCTCTCGCATCTTGGCGATCTGCTCGGGGGTCTTGATCTGCACCATGAGGGCGACGGCCTTTCTGGACCGGTGGAGACGGACGCATTCAACGATACGGGCAGTGGGACTCCGTCACGCCGCGCGCAGCCGCGCCGAGCGCGCCACCCCCCACGCAGCAGCCGCGGCCCCCTCGGAAGGGGACCGCGGCCCGAAAGCTGCGTACGGACGACTACTGGTCGTCGTCGTCGCGCTTGAGCGCCTCCAGGGCGCGCTGCGTGACGTCGTCGACCGGGCCGAGCGCGGAGATGGTCACGACCAGCCCCTGCGCCCTGTAGTAGTCGATGATCGGCTCGGTCTGCGTGTGGTAGACCTCCAGCCGCTTGCGGACCGTCTCCTCGGAGTCGTCGTCGCGCTGGTACAGCTCGCCGCCGCAGACGTCGCAGACGCCGTCCTGCTTCGGAGCGCTGTACGTCACGTGGAAGACGTGGCTGGAGTCCTTCCGGCAGACGCGCCGGCCGGCGATCCGCTTGACGACCTCGTCCTCGGGGGCCTCCAGGTCGAGCACCGCGTCCAGCTTGATGCCCTCGGACTGAAGCAGTTCGTCCAGCGCCCCGGCCTGAGAGACGTTGCGCGGGAAGCCGTCCAGCAGGAAGCCGTTCTCGGCGTCCGGCTGCTCCATGCGGTCCTTCGCCATGGCGATGGTGACCTCGTCGGGCACCAGGTTGCCGGCGTCCATGTAGGACTTCGCCAGCTTGCCCAGGTCCGTCTGCCGGCTGATGTTGGCCCGGAACAGATCGCCCGTGGAGATGTGCGGGATCGACAGCTTCTCGGCGAGGCGTGTGGCCTGCGTACCCTTGCCCGCGCCCGGCGGCCCGACGAGGACGATTCGCATCAGCGGAGGAACCCTTCGTAATTGCGCTGCTGGAGCTGGCTCTCGATCTGCTTCACCGTTTCGAGGCCGACACCCACGATGATCAGGATGCTGGTCCCGCCGAACGGGAAGTTCTGGCTTGCACCGAAGCCGACCAACGCCATCGTCGGTACGAGAGCGATCAGACCCAGATACAGCGAGCCCGGCCAGGTGATGCGGTTGAGTACGTAACTCAGGTACTCAGCCGTCGGTCGGCCAGCCCGGATGCCCGGGATGAAGCCACCATACTTCTTCATGTTGTCCGCGACTTCCTCGGGGTTGAAGGAGATCGCCACGTAGAAGAACGCGAAGAAAACAATGAGCAAGAAGTACAGCGAGATGTAAATCGGGTGATCGCCACGGACGAGGTGGGCCTCGATCCAGGCCTTCCATTCGGAGTTTCCGCTGGAGAACTGCGCGATCAGAGCCGGGATGTAGAGCAGCGACGAGGCGAAGATGACGGGGATCACACCCGCCTGGTTCACCTTGAGGGGGATGTAGGTCGACGTGCCGCCGTAGGACCGGCGGCCGATCATCCGCTTGGCGTACTGCACCGGGATGCGGCGCTGGGCCTGCTCGACGAAGACCACCAGGCCGACCATGAACAGGCCGACGAGGATGACCGTGCCGAACTCGATCCAGCCGTCGGCCAGCGAGCCCTGCTGCTTGATGGCCCACA
Coding sequences:
- the rpsK gene encoding 30S ribosomal protein S11, with product MPPKGRQGAAKKVRRKEKKNVAHGHAHIKSTFNNTIVSITDPSGNVISWASAGHVGFKGSRKSTPFAAQMAAESAARRAQEHGMRKVDVFVKGPGSGRETAIRSLQATGLEVGSIQDVTPTPHNGCRPPKRRRV
- the rpsM gene encoding 30S ribosomal protein S13 gives rise to the protein MARVSGVDIPREKRVEVALTYVFGIGRTLAQQTLAATGVDPNTRVRDLSEEQLVAIREFVDNNIKTEGDLRREIQADIRRKVEIGCYQGLRHRRGLPVRGQRTSTNARTRKGPRRAIAGKKKPGKK
- the rpmJ gene encoding 50S ribosomal protein L36, giving the protein MKVKPSVKKICDKCRVIRRHGRVMVICDNPRHKQRQG
- the infA gene encoding translation initiation factor IF-1, with protein sequence MAKKQGAIEIEGTVVESLPNAMFKVELQNGHQVLAHISGKMRMHYIRILPDDRVVVELSPYDLTRGRIVYRYK
- the map gene encoding type I methionyl aminopeptidase; this encodes MVQIKTPEQIAKMREAGLVVAAIHAATREAAVPGASTKDLDEVARKVLAEHGAKSNFLGYGGFPATICTSVNEVVVHGIPSEDVVLKDGDVISIDAGAIVDGWHGDAAYTAFVGSGHAPELIELSRVTEESMWAGIAAMKQGHRLVDVSRAIETYIRRQPKPGGGRYGIVEDYGGHGIGTEMHMDPHLLNYVERRRGKGPKLVPGLCLAIEPMVSLGTPKTEVLSDDWTVVTTDGTWSSHWEHSVALTEQGPLVLTAPDGGRAKLAEHGVTAAPDPLA
- a CDS encoding adenylate kinase → MRIVLVGPPGAGKGTQATRLAEKLSIPHISTGDLFRANISRQTDLGKLAKSYMDAGNLVPDEVTIAMAKDRMEQPDAENGFLLDGFPRNVSQAGALDELLQSEGIKLDAVLDLEAPEDEVVKRIAGRRVCRKDSSHVFHVTYSAPKQDGVCDVCGGELYQRDDDSEETVRKRLEVYHTQTEPIIDYYRAQGLVVTISALGPVDDVTQRALEALKRDDDDQ
- the secY gene encoding preprotein translocase subunit SecY, which encodes MLTAFARAFKTPDLRKKLLFTLGIIVVYRIGTHIPIPGVDYQNVQTCIDVAKGNQGLFGLVNMFSGGALLQITIFALGIMPYITASIILQLLTVVIPRLEALKKEGQAGTAKITQYTRYLTVALAILQGTGLVATARSGALFSGCPVANQIVPDQSIFVTITMVITMTAGTAVVMWLGELITDRGIGNGMSILMFISIAATFPAALWAIKQQGSLADGWIEFGTVILVGLFMVGLVVFVEQAQRRIPVQYAKRMIGRRSYGGTSTYIPLKVNQAGVIPVIFASSLLYIPALIAQFSSGNSEWKAWIEAHLVRGDHPIYISLYFLLIVFFAFFYVAISFNPEEVADNMKKYGGFIPGIRAGRPTAEYLSYVLNRITWPGSLYLGLIALVPTMALVGFGASQNFPFGGTSILIIVGVGLETVKQIESQLQQRNYEGFLR